In the Kaistella sp. 97-N-M2 genome, one interval contains:
- a CDS encoding OsmC family protein codes for MKRNATAIWQGSGKDGKGNLTTQSTTLNQTQYSYNSRFEEGVGTNPEELIAAAHAGCFTMALSFNIDKAGFKAENLETKCVINLDPKEGKITESVLTLNATVPGLSNEKFDELVADAEKNCPISKLLNTEIRVEATLN; via the coding sequence ATGAAAAGAAATGCAACCGCCATTTGGCAAGGATCCGGCAAGGACGGGAAAGGAAATCTAACCACTCAGAGCACCACTTTAAATCAGACGCAGTATTCCTATAATTCGCGTTTTGAAGAAGGCGTAGGCACCAACCCAGAAGAACTAATTGCAGCGGCACATGCAGGCTGTTTCACCATGGCTTTGTCCTTCAATATTGACAAAGCAGGCTTTAAGGCTGAAAACCTCGAGACGAAATGCGTGATCAATTTAGATCCAAAAGAAGGGAAAATCACCGAATCGGTGTTAACTTTGAACGCCACAGTGCCGGGATTATCGAACGAAAAATTTGACGAACTCGTCGCAGACGCGGAAAAAAACTGTCCCATTTCTAAATTATTAAATACGGAAATAAGGGTGGAAGCAACTTTAAATTAA